Proteins encoded together in one Carya illinoinensis cultivar Pawnee chromosome 3, C.illinoinensisPawnee_v1, whole genome shotgun sequence window:
- the LOC122304123 gene encoding glycerol-3-phosphate acyltransferase 1, with product MVFAMVSLKLSNWVLYQLLANSCYKAARKMRNYCFLLSNPSLISSQQPSLFPSVAKCSLEGRGSDTLVCDIQGTLLRSQSFFPYFMLVAFEGGSIVRALALLLSCPILFLLDYELKLRVMIFISFCGLRLKDMESISRAVLPKFYHENLNLQAYEVLASAGSRIVFTSVPRVMVEGFLNEYLGVSNVVGSELHTVGHYYTGLLSGSGLLVKHRALREYFGDKKPDIGLGSLSLHDHLFISLCKEAFVVHKEDSKISCANTFMRREKCPKPVIFHDGRLAFFPTPLATLCMFMWIPLGIILAIFRLLVGIYLPYKLALLLGTWSGVHLEARGSDPPRSNHKKGVLYVCSHRTLLDPVFLSTSLGKPLTAVTYSLSKMSEFISPMKTVRLTRDRKQDGDTMQRLLSEGDLVVCPEGTTCREPYLLRFSSLFAELADEIVPVAINTHVSMFYGTTASGLKCLDPIFFLMNPRPSYYVEILPMVPRELTCAGGISSFEVANYIQRQLADALGFECTTLTRRDKYMMLAGNEGVVHDHKRPKP from the exons ATGGTGTTTGCAATGGTAAGTCTCAAGCTTTCAAACTGGGTCCTGTACCAGCTCTTAGCCAACTCGTGTTACAAAGCTGCTAGGAAAATGAGAAACTATTGTTTCCTTTTAAGCAACCCATCTCTTATATCATCACAGCAGCCCTCTTTATTTCCTAGCGTGGCCAAATGCAGTTTGGAGGGTAGGGGTTCCGATACTTTGGTTTGTGACATTCAAGGAACCCTCCTAAGGTCCCAGTCCTTTTTCCCATATTTCATGTTGGTTGCTTTTGAAGGTGGTAGCATTGTAAGAGCACTTGCGTTGCTATTATCATGCCCAATTTTGTTTCTTCTCGACTATGAACTTAAATTAAGGGTCATGATATTTATATCTTTCTGTGGGCTAAGGTTGAAGGATATGGAAAGTATTTCAAGGGCTGTTTTGCCCAAGTTTTATCATGAGAATCTTAACCTCCAGGCTTACGAAGTTTTAGCTTCAGCAGGATCAAGGATTGTCTTCACAAGCGTCCCCAGAGTAATGGTGGAAGGATTTCTAAACGAATATTTGGGTGTTTCGAATGTTGTGGGGTCTGAGTTACATACTGTTGGGCACTACTACACAGGCTTGTTATCTGGGTCTGGTTTGCTTGTAAAGCACAGAGCCCTTAGAGAGTATTTTGGGGACAAAAAGCCTGATATTGGTCTTGGAAGTTTAAGCCTCCATGACCATCTCTTCATCTCACTTTGCAAG GAAGCTTTTGTTGTGCACAAGGAGGACAGCAAGATCAGCTGCGCAAACACGTTTATGAGAAGGGAAAAGTGCCCAAAGCCTGTGATATTCCATGATGGAAGGCTCGCTTTTTTTCCGACCCCATTAGCAACTCTCTGCATGTTCATGTGGATTCCACTAGGAATAATTTTAGCCATCTTTAGACTCTTAGTTGGTATCTATCTTCCTTACAAGTTAGCTCTCTTGTTGGGCACTTGGAGTGGTGTTCACCTCGAGGCAAGAGGTAGCGATCCTCCGAGGTCAAATCACAAGAAAGGAGTTCTATATGTTTGTAGCCACAGAACACTATTGGACCCAGTTTTTCTCAGCACGTCTTTAGGTAAGCCTTTGACTGCTGTTACATATAGCCTAAGTAAAATGTCTGAATTCATATCACCCATGAAAACTGTAAGATTGACCAGAGACAGAAAACAAGATGGAGATACCATGCAAAGATTGCTCAGTGAAGGCGATTTGGTGGTATGCCCTGAAGGAACAACTTGTAGAGAGCCATACTTGTTAAGGTTTAGCTCTTTGTTTGCCGAGTTGGCTGATGAGATTGTTCCGGTGGCGATAAACACGCATGTCAGTATGTTTTATGGGACCACAGCCAGTGGGCTCAAGTGCCTGGatccaattttctttttaatgaacCCTAGACCAAGCTATTATGTTGAAATCCTTCCAATGGTACCGAGAGAGCTGACATGTGCTGGGGGGATATCAAGCTTTGAAGTGGCAAATTATATTCAAAGACAACTTGCTGACGCTTTAGGATTTGAGTGCACAACGCTTACAAGGAGGGACAAGTACATGATGCTGGCAGGGAATGAAGGGGTTGTCCACGATCACAAGAGGCCGAAACCCTAG